The following DNA comes from Salvia splendens isolate huo1 chromosome 17, SspV2, whole genome shotgun sequence.
TCTACCGATCATGTTTTTGTACTCCGTAATTCTGAAGAAGAGCCAACAATCTAAAACTAAAAGAGTTCTGTTCCTCTGCCCCCTAGTTTTTGCTACCGTTTTCCTATGGAATCTATGTCTACATTCagttttaattactttttgtctatatttttttttcttttttcttttgagcagattttcatatttttctatGACAAGATCCCAAATACATGTTCTACTGCATGCTCTAAATGTTTTTAAATGTTAACAATAATTGGTTCTTTTAATTCCTGAAATTGTTGGCCGATTTCTTCTTTATGTGACAGGGAGAGAAAGGACATTTTCCTTCCCTTAATTCGATTATGTTTctgttttcaatttttctttatCTGTTTGTTTGAAAAAATGGgtattcttttttttagttttaaagAATTCTTGTATCAATTGTCTGGAAAACTTTCAAACGAGCAGAGAAGAGTTTTAGAATTtggaatttaaattttatgtggATAATTTGGTCAAATCATAAATGTTATAAGAGATATAATAAGAGAAAAGCatagaaaaaagagaaatataCAAAAATCCCATATTCTAAAAAAATCGCATGCCCCGATCCCATATTCCGAAAGGTAAGCGAATTGAATGTCAAATTTCGAAAGGTCATCGAATTTAACCTTTTCTCCGAAATTTCTCTTTTACCACCCGCGCTATGCATGggtcaaatgatttttaaaaagtaagaaaatatatttattacgAATTAAacgaaattaaaaaatatataaacataatgtaaaaattattgaaaaatcaTGTATATAAACTTCGCAGATAGGCCTTGTATTGATAagattataaaaatttaaagaaaatactTCTACTTCTACATATATCAATCTATCAATATAATGTAATAAAAGGAAATGAGGGaaagaaatagaaatatttttgtgtgtatatatagaaatatttttgtgtgtaTACGatatacacacaaaataaataaaactgtttgaaaaaataaattgtttcaaACATCTTCTCAACAAAATCGTTACAAACATCTTTCTAACACCagtaatttatatattttgaaagACTTCTTTGTAGACAACATTAAGAGTTGAATCACTTCTACTATCACTCTCATCcccacaaactaaaatcttcaAACATTCACGACTTGTAACTCTAGATATAGCAACATAAAGTTGTCTATGACTAAATAccgttttttttcaaaaataatccaacatgcGAAAGAGATTGGCCTTGACTtttgttaatggtcattgcatataACACAACCAATGGAAACTAGCGTCGTTGGAATCTAAATGATAGCCTTGGATCAGACAGTATCAAGGACATACGTGGTATCAACATTCAACACCTTATGACCAATGTTATGCCCCCCATGACACGAGCATCCAAACCATAATCACCTAACCGGGTAATTATTAATCTGGTGCCATTACACAAACCATTAGAATGATCTATATTTCTTAACAACATCACAGGagtttcaactttcaacatcaattcaTGATTAGGTGTACCTGAACActtcaaattattcaaaaattcgACTGAATGTATGTCAGCAGAACCATTCGAAATGGAATCAGAAACTGATATGCTATCAGAGCTCTAATACACTCGACCCTCAGACTGATCCAGCGCGATCATGAACTGGTTAACCTCATCAACAACATCAAGCGTGAGAGCAAGTATAGCACGATCATGCAAACAATTGCTCAACTCCTTAGGATCCATATAAGAAGGATAAATCTTCTCAACAATGGTTTTAAGAGGATCTCCATCATTATATAATACAACGTGAGACGGAAGATCAATAACGACTTCACCGTCATTCGGACCTCCAACAATTCCATCACCTACGGAAGCAACCCAAGAAGAAAATTCCTTCAACTTAGAAGCTTCAACAGGGGATTCAATACTCAACAGTCTCATGTTTTTGGTCAACCTCAATATTGTACAACTACTCCAAAGATATGAAGAATTAATCATGGCATTCACAAGATTTTGTCGACTCCCTTTAGGAACAACATGTAAAATTTATCTAAAGTCACCACCAAAAACTACAGTTTTTCCACCAAACGGTTTGTACATATTAGACTCACTACACTGGTGAATGCGGAGATTTCGTGTGGATCAAGTTATGTggaaagataactgaaccggtgGATCAGTTTGCAATAGTCgttgtgacttgatcaaggtgcTTTCTCTTTCACGAAAacatttataactcccaaacatgcactactttaacagtaaagcggcaagtacggggtcgatcccacagagaaactagtgcgttgagtgtgtgaatagtgaacagggatcggctgctgccacgctttaagttgggagttttaaactactggattaCGCTGGCCAGAATATTAACTAATTACGTGATCAAGGGACTCATCATGCGGACAACAGATAACGGACCAAGTAAACAACAGATTGAAATAAAGACttaactacctaaacatgctACGAAACTACAAACCACTTCGTCATTCATCATAATGCAGATTCAAGCACTCGATCTGGGATTTCAAAACGAAAGCTGGAACAGTAAACAAGAATTTCGAAAACaaacaactttgatttttatactCATAACTCAAAACAGCACTGTGAACATGCGAAATACAAAACACGAACTATTCTTTAACTACGCAACTACACGGAATTAAACTTAAACAACTAAAACTAGAAagtaagaaagcgaataaagccgAGAAGCTCTCGGTCGGAAACTTGAGACGGCGTCGAACAAATCTGAGTTTCTCTAccgcgctcccttcggtcgctctcCTTCTTACTGACCATTTCTACTCTCTAACCTAGGCTATTTTGGAACGTGGAAGAACTTGGAACCAGGCGAGAACTAAACTAAGGGACCGGCCGAAGATTCTCATTATAGTGTTGCGtcttctatttataggctcgtcGCAACAACCTCCAGCTAGGATAACGACTTCGGCAGCGAATATTCGTCCTTGCTGGGATTGCGCGCCTCATCAATTGATACGTGCCCTCCTTCTAGAATGCAGTGGTTCTTCAATAACCGAATGAGGATTCGGCTTCGTCCTTGCGCGTTTTATCCATCGATACGCCCCTTTCTGTTTCACAGCTGTAGTTCTTGATAACTAATTGAGGATCGCTTTCCAGCGCATCAGCCTCACGTGTCCTCCTTCTAGAATGCAGTGGTCCCCCGGCTAATTGCTTGATCACTAccttgatcaacccacccagttttggcctttttcgcctcctgtgccagcttgatcagcttggccttgttgcccttggtcaagcggtattcctgcacaattaacactcgttttgcgcgataaactgatcaagtagccttTATTTTACCCTAAACCGATaaatgaaataggccttatcaaactgttcacacttaaaacatatttatcctcaagtataaagaaaaagaaaagaaaaagataaggtaAATTTCAAGCATGGTTTACTCGTTTCAAGAAAGTGAAAGAAAACGAAGAAAAACTCAAGACTCAAAACAAggacacatattcacatagatgtataaaaccgaataaacttccaacaatcatacccgaagtcgaggtcaatccatttgccagcagcttatgtttcctCCCTTTCGCgttcacttgatcaaggtgtcagtttgtcaagataacTCAATTAaaaccaactgttggattcactcagccACTCATTTCTCATcggagatgttaggactgttcactcaaTAATTGCTACACATTTAATACCtagaatcggactgcacaagatagttccttaaggtctttgtttcggttgtaatggggcttagGGGAGTAACgtgttagggtagggtcctagggatTCTAagttaaaaattcaaaaatataaactggaaaaagaaaaataaaaagcacctGAGTCAAGGAACCAAGATCTGAACACTCTTCTGGACCAGGCTAGGTTATTGTTTTGCCACTTGATGTCTTACTTGGTCAAACTGCGGCCTTTAGCCTTTAACTTTtagcttatttcctaactcTCGACTTATTGGGTCAGGTAACAAACTTTTTTCTGGGGGAATAGTTAGTTTTCCAAATTTAGACGTGATATTTATTCAACGTTTGCACGCTAAAAACAAGTTCATTCTCTCAAAGGTTGCAATGATCCTCCACtttttcaaattatttcaaCAACATATTATGAACACCATTTGTTCTTCACAAAATATCCCAGCAAAAATGAAAACATAGCCTTGCAAATCTTGTCATCCCCTTATTTATGTTAGGAagaaagagagataaagaggTGAAACGTAGTAATAGCATCTTCAAACATTCAAATGCAAAATTAAACTCGATGTAAAGTCTAACATCATAAGTTGTGGGTACATAACACCATGGCGCATACTAGATGCGACATCTATTCGTAGATCCAAGAGTGAAGGCTGCTCCTCCATTCCGCGATCCCCTCCGGAAACCATAGAGCAATCTCCTTCCTTCCACTCTCCACAGCATCACTGCCATGGATCACATTCCTGCACAACCAATTCATGTCAATGCAACTACAGTTGGAAACATCGAGGAAAGGGGCGTGCAACAACACAACATAAATCAAGCCATGGGTATAAAAAGGTAGTCATCGCTTTTTTTACAACTAGTTGTATGAATTATGAGAACATTATATTACCTGCCAATATCAATGGCGTAATCACCGCGGATAGTGCCAGGGGCAGACTCAGCAGGGTTGGTGGCACCGATGATCTTTCTCCCGGTGGCTACGACATTCTTGCCCTCCCACACCATGGCAACAACAGGGCCCGAGACAATGTACTCAACGAGGCCATTGAAGAAGGGCTTTGCAGATAAATCGGCATAGTGCTTCTCAGCAAAAGCACGATCAACGGTCAAAAGCTTCAACCCTGTTTTCAAAACAGATGCACTACTTAAATCTATATCCCTAATCACCACTCAGAATGAGGCAGCAAGCAtacaaatttacaaaaataaaatcacaCAAATTAGCATAATCAGTGAAATCAATCAGCAATGAGCAAtcacaaaactaaaaaaaaagtaaattatcactAAAACAACGCCGGAATCTTAAATTGTAACAAAAACAACGCCAGAATCAAAGCAAAAGCAGATTATCGGaggaaaacaaaatgaaataGTGAGATGAAATTGGTACTCCACCTTTCAAAGTGAAACCCTTCTTCTCAAACCTGCCAATAATCTCACCAACCTGAACCGAAACAAACAACTTCAGCGAGTAGCGGGACTGCAAAGTAATTGTctataaaatcaaacaaattcaCTTCTCAACATTGCTGAATGATAAAACACAAACCAGGCCCCTTTGGACGCCATCGGGCTTGATCATAATAAAGGTCTGCTCCATTTTTGCTGAATGAATTTGGTTTGAGAACTGCGATTGAAGTAAACTGTTCTTCTAATCAAACGGCGTGTCATAATGTAtataggatatatatatatatatatatagatgtgcAAGGCACACAAACCCTAGACACCATTTTGCTTTGGAATATTCTCTCGACCCCcgacttttttttaaatagaaatTCTCATTATTTTTACTCCTTGGAAATTCATCCTGTAATAAATGGATTCCACTATCTTTGAGTAAAGGAAAGAGGATATAACTTTTTGCTTTGAATATTCTCCAAATTTAGGACCATGGTCCAACCAACTAATTCTCCTAGTTTCAAGAGTCAATTACTATCCTCCTAAAAAGTATATACACATACTAcctcaataaataaaataaaataaaataaaataaaataaaataaaataaaataaaataaaataaaataaaataaaataaaatttagtagtGGGCAAATGATTTATGGGATTATGATTTCTAGGATTTTGATTCTTGAAAATATGATTCCTGAGAATATGATTCTCGAGAAATATGAATAATGTGTTTGGTAACATATGAGGATTTTTCTGAAACCAATATTtacatttataaattaataaatatattaaatacatCAAAAACCTAGAAATATACAATGCATTAAGATGATATATTTGTCTGTCGTATTATCGCAATCTATATAGACTTTGCTTCTACAGAAGAGTAAGCATTTCTTGAATAACAGATTAATAGGGATGATGCATCatatttgtttaattaattagtggtCTTTGTTCATTTCGTATGGATTGATAATCCTTTCTTTGTGAGATTGGTGTATAATAaactcctaaaataaaaaaaataaaaaaaaaagtagtaatGGTAGTTTTCTCCATAGCTCTCAACTCAACTGTATAAAAAACCAGCAATCGACAACTAAATTTGGGAACAAGAAGATTTCAGTAATAGAGAATAGAAATATATCAACTAATAATTAAAGTTTCCAATAGTTTTGCTTAAGATTGTAGACTGTGGGAACCGGGAAAAATAGTTACGGAGAGATAGATAGAAAGAGAGATGAACGAGAAAGGGGTAAGAAGTAAATAAAACACGTTCCAAGAGAGAGAAATGAGATATTGGAGGAGTGGAAGAGAACCGTTTTTTTATAATGCGGGCAAAAAGAACACCAAGGTTTAATAGAGGAAAAAGAATCCTTAAATTAGTACATTAACTTTCCCTGATTTTAGGAATTAGATTCCTTCcttattttcttataatttcatcaaacacagtcATTTAATAATGGagaattatactccctccgtcccacccatgttacttgcatttttccatttcggcttgtcacaaactacttacactatttGTAGTTTAAAATAGAATTAATATGTaagattaagttaagagcttctttataaagttaaaattctaatttaattacactaaaaaatcaatcccaaatttacggcctaaaatgaaaagtgcgagtaatatgggacggatggagtattacttTCCACATTTTTACCAAATACAAGAATTTAATAAATGGGAATCAGATTATTTTCCCCGTCCACAATCCATGTCAAACAAACATGGCAAAAGATCAATCAAATCAATGAATTATAGGAGTATATCAATGAGCCTACATTTGATTTGGATTCATTTTAGCCTCAATGAATTACATATCACATACATGCCCCCAAATCCCAATTATTTACTCCCTATTTGTATTCCACCAACACAATAATCAACTCTTGCCGTGTTTGGAGACAAAAAAAATCAGCCAATCTAAACAATCCCCAGCTTCAAACAGTTGTTGATCATAAAGATTTCCTGAAAAAACAGCTGTGGAAATCTCAATCATCAAATGTTGGCTCTGATGAAAGCTGATGTGGATGATGAAGGTGGTTGTTCTTGACATCACCAGTATCCTCCACAAGAGCATGTCCCATTCTTGAAATGGTGAAACCTATGCATATCCCTCACAATGATCTCTCTTTTTGTGACCAGAGATATAAACATGGTCGCATTGTGGCAGTCTCCACACACCCTCAGATTCTTCCGGATGTGGATGGTGGTGCCAGCCCTCGTATTCATCAGCGCAAATGAGATGGCTAGCATCTCGCTGTGCGTGTTCAGAAGCTGCTCCTGCACGTCGTCTTCCACATCATGGATCGAGCTGGTGTCTGGCGTGTACCCCGCTGCCTTGATCCTCTCCAAAAGCTTGCTCAGGTACGCGTAGATCTTCTCCGACTGAGGGTGGCTCGTGCTGCCTGAATAGAACGCGTGCACCTCGTTCCTCAGATCTACCGAGCTGCACCCTGGAGTTTTCTGGATCCCTTTCTTCTGCATCAAGCTTCTCACCTTCGCCACCTTCTCCCACATTGCTGCAATCGCGTACATATTCGCGAGAAGAACGTGATATCCACCATCGCTAGGCTCCAACTCAAAGAGTTTatcagcagcttcttctcccaaATCGACGTTCTTGTGGATTTTGCAAGCTCCCAACATGGCCCCATAGACATTGATCCCAGGCTCAACTGGCATCGTCTGGATGAAGCCCCAAGCTTCGTCGAGCTTGCCAGCTCGACCAAGAAGGTCCACCATGGCTCCATAGTGATCCATTGCCGGCTCTAGGCCATACCTCTTCTTCATGATGCTGAAATAGCGGCGGCCTTCCTCTACAAGGCCTGAGTGGCTGCAAGCTGAGATCACACACAAGAATGTTATGTCGTTCGGCGGTATGTCCCCTCTACACATCTCGTCGAACAGCTGCACTGCCTCCTTACCGAAACCATGGGTTCCATATCCATCTATCATGGCGTTCCACGTCGTGACATGCCTCTCCCCCAGCATATCGAACACCTTTCTTGCTGTGTGAATAGCTCCACACTTGGCATACATGTCAACAAGAGCAGTCATCACGTAAACATCCTTGTCCAAGCATGCCCTTATCACCACTCCATGGATCCACTTCGCCTGCCTCACCAACGACAGCTCGGCCACAGCAATGATGACACTCACCAATGTGAACGAATCACGCCTCACGTTCTGTTCCTGCATTGCTCCAAAGAGGCTGATGGCTTCCATTGTGAAGCCATTCTGCGCATACCCAAATATCATTGCATTCCATGAAACTAGCGTTTTCCCTCTAAGTTTACCGAACAATTCAGCAGCTAGATCAGCTCTCCTGCACTTGCAATACATTGAAATCAGAGAATTCGTAACAGAGACATCAGAATCGAGCTCCAACTGCTTAGCCAGCTCGTGGACAGACTGACCGCGCTTGATATCACCCAAATCCGCACACGCGTGCAGAGCTCCCATAACAGTAACATTACTAGGCTTCAATCCCACATCTTGCATCTTTTGGAAAAGATGCAACGCCTCCTCTGAATCCCCATTTTGAGCATAAGCATCGATCATGGAGTTCCACGACACAACGGTTCTTGAACTCATCGAATCAAAGATGGTCCGAGCAATCCCAATATCTCCACATTTGGCATACATGTGCAACAAGGCAGTAGCAACATTCACATACGAATCCAGCCCATGTCGAAAAACATAACCGTGAATCGATCTCCCAATCCTCAAATCCCCAAGATCAGCAACGGCTGGCAAAACCGATACCACAGTGACCAAATCAAGCTTATGCCTTTCCTCCTGCATCGCAGCCACTAAATCCAACGCCCTTCTCGGCATCCCATTCTGCGCAAAACAAGCAATCACAGTGTTCCAGCACACCAAATCCCTCGCAGGCATTCTATCGAACACCTTATACGCATCCTGAACCGCACCGCATTTGGCGTAGAGGTTCATCAAACTAGTCATGGCGTACAAATTCGCGGACAATCCGCTCAACACCAGCTGCGCGTGAATCTCCTTTCCCCTTCTGGAATTGAAACCATCCGCGCAGGCTTTGAGCAGAGAGGTGTAATTATATACAACAGGCTCGACGGCGTCGTGCCTCATCCGAGCGAAGAGCTTGAAAGCGCCATCGAGATTGGATTGGTGCGCGTAGCCTTTGAGGAGGGTGTGGTAGAGGGGGTCGACCTTTGATTCGATGGGGTCGAACACTTTGGCGGCGTCGTCCATGCTCCCGAATTTGGAGAAGAGGCTGACGAGCTTGGTTTGGAAGAAGTGCTCGTTGTAGAGGCCGTTTTTTATGATGAGGGGGAGGAATTGGTGGAGCTCTTTCAGGGAAGTGCAGAGCTCTAGGAGGATGGCGGCTGGGTGTCTGTAAACATGCGGAGGGATGTAGACCCTTGGTGAAAGGAATGGAGACGCGGCGGCGCTGTGCGCGGCAGTAGCTGCGAGCTCATGGATTTGGGGAATTTAATGTGATGAGTGTTGCCGTTGGGATTTTTCGGTTAATCTGGTTATCTTTATTCTCTCTGGTATAGACTTgttcaatttcatattttaatatttttatggagtaacatatttataatttatttttttgttaaatattaCTGTAAATCTGTAATATTCTGGATTTGAGATGTTCCAGTTCCACGATGAAATGGCAATTTCTATGCCAAGGGGTTTAAGATGTCCAATTTTAATGATAAAATACCAACAATATGATAAATATGTCATAAGGGGttaactatgactaattatcccataattattcatctagggttgaattgtgggattgaatctcataaaccaaacacactatatatttaatccgggatacaatcttgcaaaccgaacactcACTATATTTTATCAAAAAGAGATTCAGTTTCAATAACTAAAATTGCAGTTTCCAAAGAACATGACACTGTAGTACAAAATCAGTGGACTTTAAAGTATATTGCATTTGTCTTCACTAAACTTATTTGTGTGTGCGCGCCATAAAGATGGATTGACATATAGATTAAGTGATTAACAGAGAATGTATGCTTGTAAATTTGCTATGAAAAGCTCACAACAATGAAGAGCATTAATAAGCATGCTTTAGCATCACTTGCTAGGATCATGTACCCCATTCCCTCGAAACGAAAAGCCAGTGAAAAGGTAAGAAAGCAAACACAACAAACATATAAATTCTGGTACCGGTGCGCCACCACTCCAATTCCATCAGCAAAACTATCTATTTAGTCGGAAGCACCAAAACTGGGATTTTATCCAGCAACATAGCATTTTCTGGTGTTGGACATATCAACTCGTACCTTCAAAAAACGTGGAAGTTGGATACTTCATTACCGACTAAGAAGGCTATAAGAGGGCAGGTCCTCAAGGCGTACAATGTCTTCCTGGAGAAGCTCCCTCTCCAGCTGATGGCGAGTAGCTTTCATCACAGTCTGAGTATCATGGAAATAAATGCTTGTTATATATGTATAAACAAAAATCACAAGCCTTTTTTTTCAAGTTGAGAAGATTTACAGTATCTGCGCTAAGAATAAGAAGGAAAAGAACTAGCCAGTAAATTTAATTTAGTACATGACAATCAGCACCCTATGGAAAGTTGTATATGAAAAATTAGTGAATAAACTTACATTGAAATCCATGTAAGAAGCATGCATGTCAAGCCATATATGATCCATTAGCTTGAACGTTATACAATACAGAAGGTCGAAAGCTGATTCGTTCTCTGACAGAAtgagataaaaatataaataaatggaaCTTCATTTGGAGCATAAAATAGTTGATGTACATAAGTTAAGGCATTTCCCCTGACAACTAATATAGCCGGTGTTTGCACAAGGTTGATGTAAATCATTACCTGTAAGCAACTTCAAGAAGGTTGCTCCCACAAGTGTTCTGGGCTTTACTGCAAATATCACAAACAAGATTACAGGACCAGCAAACAGTATAATTCTTCTCACATGTTTAACATTTGCTATATAGCAGGCACTACTAGTAAGTAGTAAGCACTTGAATGTCGAAACGATTACTCTAAGCTGACAAGGAGTGGAACCGAATGCCCAAATCGAGGTTAAAAATTATGTCATTCAGTTCTGGAGATTAACGTAGGTTCAGACTGTACAAGAAAATTTTCAGGCAAAAGCAGAGACGCGAGTCTGCAGCTTAATTTCAGATGATAGGAATTATTGGAAGGAAGAATTCAGAGGATTTATGTCACTTGAGGAAGTATTTTGAGGAGATGGTCAAACAAGCTCTCTATGATTCAATATTAGCCATTTGGCATCAAAACATTCAACAAATGAACAAATTACCTGCTTCAAAGTCAAGCATCTGAATAAGCATGAATGTGATGTTGACACCTGCTACGGCAAAGGGGTATTCCCACATTGCCCGGTCACCCTCTTTCTTCTGAAGAAGATCCTGAAAAGATTTCTGTGAAAAATATTTGGTGAGCTTTTaccaaaacaaaattatatcataaattgtaaataaactacaaataaactATAGAGTTGCAAAATGAGAAATCCCTTGGACACTAGATATGATGTATGCCCTGTAAGGCCATAGAAAAGGAATTTCTCGTATAATTATGTGCAAACCCTTCCTTCCATGAATAGCTATCTGAGCATAGGCCTAAGCAAAACAACCTTGTGTCCTAATATTAAGGACCTACTGGCTTATTAAGAAAAGCTTTAAATGCTCTATCAAGAGCTCCATGCCGAGGCAATGATGTTGTCCTCTATCCAACTAAATGCAATCATGACATTACAATTCTGAGGAAGCAGAAAAGCTTATAATATCTCTTCCCAAAATTTGGACCCTTTGCACAATTTACGTTGAAGAGAAAGAAAATAGTGAAATTTTTCCAACAAGCAATAGTGAATAAATATTCATCTCAATCTACTAGCAAATTCACAGCCTCATGCATTAAAGTACACACGATAAATATGCATTGCACCCATTCACGGGAAGGGAGGACAAGATAGACAATGGAGATAGTAAATAAACATACCGGAAAGTTCCTTCCAAAGTAtaacaaattttccaatgataTGAAACCACCACCCCTGAAATAATATGGTATAAGTGAAGTGATACAGGTAATTATACGTCCAATTTGGTTCAAGCAATCACAAAAGTCCAGGAGAATGATAGAATACCTAAAATCTGTTGATGGATCTTTCCCCTGCCAACCCATTTCTTTCCACTGTTCTGATATTAAACCGTATAGTTGCTCCCCGGGAAAGGCCGCATGCCACAATGCCTTTAGAGCTTCCTATGGTAGAAAATAGGGACATATACATGCACAAGAAACTTTAAAAGCCATTCTACTTTATATAAGGGCCACATTATGTTACTGGAATAAACAATTTCACAGAATAATGATTAACTGCACCTGATGCTCGGGAATAGAACTATCATAACCAATATCAATGCGGTTCTGTAGCCTGTGTAGACATTCTTCCTGATACATAAAATTACAGTACATCATCAGGATCTAGTGAAGCAGGTCCTAATTATGGACGTGAAAACCATTATAAAATGCCACTATGAACATGCGACCTTGATATAAGATCCGTATGTTTTAAGTGTCCCAGCAATTGCAGTATATGAAGGACCACCCAAGAAAAATAGACATGCCAGAGTCAGATTGTAACAAGTATTGCTAGCCACATTCTTTGCTCATTCATGGTTCGCTATATTGATTAGAATATGTCATCACTCAAGATGGATTCAACATGAGGTAATCAGTGAAATGTAGATCATAAACAACTTAGAATATATGCTGAAGAATCAGATTGTGAATGATTTACAGATACCGCTTTGATAGGGAGCAAAAGCAACACAAACCCAGACGGAAAAGGATATTGAACTGAATACTCGAACCAAGCAAAATATTACCTGTGCAGGCGTCAACTCAAACGATAGTTGATCTTCAAAATCTCTTCTTTGAGCACAGACACATGAAAGGCCTCTCCCTAACCAGGCAGCAGATCCTGCAACAACCGCAGCTATAACAAACGAAAATAACAGGAAAAAATATGCACAGGTCTTCTATGCTAAGAAATGACACCCGTGAGCATGCTGCAGGGATAGCTTTCAACCAACTATTCAAGTATGTCTCCGATAATCCAATTTTTTATTAGAATGTTAGATAA
Coding sequences within:
- the LOC121774668 gene encoding nucleoside diphosphate kinase 1 is translated as MEQTFIMIKPDGVQRGLVGEIIGRFEKKGFTLKGLKLLTVDRAFAEKHYADLSAKPFFNGLVEYIVSGPVVAMVWEGKNVVATGRKIIGATNPAESAPGTIRGDYAIDIGRNVIHGSDAVESGRKEIALWFPEGIAEWRSSLHSWIYE
- the LOC121774806 gene encoding LOW QUALITY PROTEIN: pentatricopeptide repeat-containing protein At1g11290, chloroplastic-like (The sequence of the model RefSeq protein was modified relative to this genomic sequence to represent the inferred CDS: inserted 1 base in 1 codon); this translates as MSSQLLPRTAPPXSPFLSPRVYIPPHVYRHPAAILLELCTSLKELHQFLPLIIKNGLYNEHFFQTKLVSLFSKFGSMDDAAKVFDPIESKVDPLYHTLLKGYAHQSNLDGAFKLFARMRHDAVEPVVYNYTSLLKACADGFNSRRGKEIHAQLVLSGLSANLYAMTSLMNLYAKCGAVQDAYKVFDRMPARDLVCWNTVIACFAQNGMPRRALDLVAAMQEERHKLDLVTVVSVLPAVADLGDLRIGRSIHGYVFRHGLDSYVNVATALLHMYAKCGDIGIARTIFDSMSSRTVVSWNSMIDAYAQNGDSEEALHLFQKMQDVGLKPSNVTVMGALHACADLGDIKRGQSVHELAKQLELDSDVSVTNSLISMYCKCRRADLAAELFGKLRGKTLVSWNAMIFGYAQNGFTMEAISLFGAMQEQNVRRDSFTLVSVIIAVAELSLVRQAKWIHGVVIRACLDKDVYVMTALVDMYAKCGAIHTARKVFDMLGERHVTTWNAMIDGYGTHGFGKEAVQLFDEMCRGDIPPNDITFLCVISACSHSGLVEEGRRYFSIMKKRYGLEPAMDHYGAMVDLLGRAGKLDEAWGFIQTMPVEPGINVYGAMLGACKIHKNVDLGEEAADKLFELEPSDGGYHVLLANMYAIAAMWEKVAKVRSLMQKKGIQKTPGCSSVDLRNEVHAFYSGSTSHPQSEKIYAYLSKLLERIKAAGYTPDTSSIHDVEDDVQEQLLNTHSEMLAISFALMNTRAGTTIHIRKNLRVCGDCHNATMFISLVTKREIIVRDMHRFHHFKNGTCSCGGYW
- the LOC121774807 gene encoding ELMO domain-containing protein A-like isoform X1; this translates as MDERGGEGGSFVAVRRISQGLDRGSACHSTGSAAWLGRGLSCVCAQRRDFEDQLSFELTPAQEECLHRLQNRIDIGYDSSIPEHQEALKALWHAAFPGEQLYGLISEQWKEMGWQGKDPSTDFRGGGFISLENLLYFGRNFPKSFQDLLQKKEGDRAMWEYPFAVAGVNITFMLIQMLDFEAVKPRTLVGATFLKLLTENESAFDLLYCITFKLMDHIWLDMHASYMDFNTVMKATRHQLERELLQEDIVRLEDLPSYSLLSR
- the LOC121774807 gene encoding ELMO domain-containing protein A-like isoform X2, with protein sequence MRNCKQNQGSAAWLGRGLSCVCAQRRDFEDQLSFELTPAQEECLHRLQNRIDIGYDSSIPEHQEALKALWHAAFPGEQLYGLISEQWKEMGWQGKDPSTDFRGGGFISLENLLYFGRNFPKSFQDLLQKKEGDRAMWEYPFAVAGVNITFMLIQMLDFEAVKPRTLVGATFLKLLTENESAFDLLYCITFKLMDHIWLDMHASYMDFNTVMKATRHQLERELLQEDIVRLEDLPSYSLLSR